The genome window CTTCGGGTAGCAATGACCTGTTGTCGATGCTACTGCAAGCGCGCTATGAGGACGGGGGCCGGCTGACCGATGCCCAGTTACGCGATGAGATGGTCACCTTCTTCCTCGCCGGTCACGAGACTACCGCGCTGGCCTGGTGCGACGGTGTTCATGAGCCCGTGGGTCATGCATCGCGATCCCAGGTACTTCGAAGATCCGCAAGCGTTCCATCCGGCGCGCTGGGATCATGATCAGATGAAGCGGCTACCCCGCTACGCCTATTTCCCGTTCGGCGGCGGGCCGCGCATCTGCATCGGTAATACTTTCGCCATGATGGAAGGCATTTTACTGTTAGCCACTATCGCACAGAATTTTCGTTTTGAGCTTTTGCCGGAGCATCCGGTTACCCCGGATGCCACCGTTACATTGCGGCCGCGCTATGGAATAATGATGCGCTTGAGCAGGCGGTAGAGGACCTGCGATGCGCTTCAATGGATCGTTCTCGCTCCGGGGGTGGGCGAGAATTGGGAGGATGCGACCGCGGGCTTTCCTTTTCAAGGGACGTCGGTCGACATGGGGAACTTGTGACCCAATCTGGTCGTTGGCACGTCGTACAGGCATCCGCGTTTCCGCACGAGCAAGAAGCGCTGGAGGTGCTGCGCGCTGGTCTGCCTGATCTACCGCCGTTTCGTGCGTGGTCGAACTTCGAGTTCATCGCGGAAGACGGCAGCATCAACGAAGTGGATGCGCTCGTCATATCCACGGACCGCATCTACCTCATCGAGATCAAGAGCTGGCGCGGAGTCGTTTCAGGGAGCCAGCATTCCTGGACGATTCGCAATCAGGGCGGGGAACGAATCGAAGAGAGCCCCCTGCTCCTCACGAACCGCAAGGCCAAGAAACTGAAGTCACTGCTGGCGCGTCAGCCGGCATTCAAGAAGCTCCAGGTCCCGTTTATACAGCCGGCCATTTTTCTCTCCTCGCCGGAGTGTTCGATAGATCTGGACGATGTTTCCAGCCAACATGTGTATCTGCGATCCGATGCAAAGCGGAATGGACGATTCAGCATCACCGATGTCATTTCCGGGGTGGCCACCAAGGCCGAAAACCGTCCTGGCATAGGACGTGATGCCGAGCGGGCGTTGTGCCGGGCCATGGAGCAGCTCGGACTACGTCGCCGATCCACCTCCGCTCAGGTCGGCGACTACCGTCTCACCCGGTTGATTGGGGAGAACGATCGCTTCCAGGACTGGGAGGCGTCGCACGTTCGCCTGGCTACGGACATCAAGCGTGTTCGGATCTCACCCATAGTCAGAAGGCTGCGGATACCGAGAAGCGGGAGCGCAAGGACATTGCCCTGCGCGAGTACCGTCTGCTGTCCACCGTGCAACACGAGAACATCCTCCGGCCCATCCAGCTAACCGAGACCGAAGTTGGCCCCGCGCTGGTGTACGAGCTGAAGCCAGGCGCTCAGCGGCTGGCGCATTTCATTGAATCGGACCTGCCGGCGCTGCCGCTCGATGCGCGTCTAGAGCTGATCCGGCAGGTGGCCGAGGCTCTGCAGTACGCGCACCAACGCAGCGTCCATCACCGCGCCATCAGTCCGTGGACCATCGATGTCGTCCGCGACGGCAGTGCTCTGTCTGTGCTGCTGCGCGACTGGCAGAGCGGTAGTTCTGGTGCGGAAACGCGCTCCGACACACGCATTACACTGCACGCCGGCTTCCAGGTCGGCTTGATCGCTGACGAGCGTGCTACGGTGTATGCGGCGCCCGAAGTCCTCTCGGGACAGGGCTATGACCCAGTCAGTATCGATGTCTTCTCGCTCGGCGCTCTTACGTACGCCATCTTTACTGGCAAGCATCCCGCGACAGATCCGGACGAACTGATCGCAAAGTCACGTAGCGGCCCGGGCCTCCGCATCTCCGAAGCGATGGACGGCGCACCCGACAGCCTCCAGGAGCTGGTCCAGTTCGCGACGGACATCAATCCACCCGATCGCCCGGTCAGTGTTCAGGAGTTTCTAAAGCTGCTTGAAGGAGTCGAGGACGAGCTGACAACTCCTGAAACTAAGCGTGGGAAGCATCCTCGCGATGCGAGCAAGGGCGATGAACTTACGGGCGGCTTCACGGTTCTGGAACGCCTCGGCAGCGGCTCGACTTGCGTTGCCCTGGCCGTGGAACGAGACGGCCAGGCCGGCGTGCTCAAGATTGCCAAAGAAGCTTCCCTGAACGATCGAGTGCGCGTCGAAGCAGCAGTACTGAAGGAGTTGCGGCATCCCAACATCGTGAAGTGCCTGGACGAATTCGAGATCGACGGCCTGGCTGCCATCTTCATGGAACGAGCCGGCGACAAGACACTCGATCAGCGCCTTCGCACTGAAGGCCGGCTGTCGCTGGACTTGCTGGAGCGGTTCGGGGACGAGCTGCTCAACGTGCTCGTCTACCTGGAACGTGAAGGCGTCAACCACCGCGACATCAAGCCGGTCAACATCGGCATCGGTAAAACTCGCAAGAGTGCGCTCACGTTGAAACTGTTCGACTTCTCTCTGGCTCGAACACCAGCCGACAACATCCGTGCGGGAACGCCGCCCTACCTGGACCCATTCTTGATCCTGCGCAGACCGACGCGCTGGGACTTGTATGCCGAGCGGTTCGCAGCAGCGATGACGCTCTACGAGCTCGCGACCGGAATTCTGCCCACCTGGGGCGACAACGGCATGGACTCGCTGGGGACGGAGGAGGAGGCCCGGCTCGACACGGAACTGTTTGATCCCTCCGTGCGAGAGGTGCTTACTCGGTTCTTCGCGACAGCTCTCCACCGCGATGCCCGCAAGCGCTTTGACAACGCCGACGAGATGCATCTGGCCTGGCGCGACCTCTTCCAGCAGATCGATCGCCCAACCACGGACGACACCGATAGGGACACCGCAACGCCGCTGGTCGACTTGTCCGCTATCGAGGACCTGGGGCGCTCCACGCGCCTGTCGGCGCTGGGTCTGACCGCCCGAGAGCTCAATGCTGCTGATCGGATTGGAGCCACTACGGTAGGGGAACTGCTGGACCTACCGGGCATCCGCATGTACCGCAACCGCGGTATCGGTCAGCGCGTGATTCGTCAACTCCGTGCCCTGCGCGAGCAACTGGCCGAGCGCCTGTCCGCGCAGCCCTCATTGGCGGACGAAGGCGACGAGCCTCCTGAGCAGATCAGCATTGATCGGCTGGTCAGCGCTCTTGCCGGCATCAAGCTGGAAGAGGCCGATTTGGCGCTGGTGCGCGCTTGGCTCGGCCTTGACGACCGCACTGCCGCTCACGCGCAGACGTGGGCTGTCACAAACCTTTGTTGTGAAAAACCTGCTTCATCCAGAAGCAGGCCGTCGAGCTATTTAGGAGCCCAACCAAGCTAAGGTGCGCATCCTCATCCGTGCCCGCCGGCAGCTTGATAACCGGCGCCGATCGGTCGTCGTCGTCCTTCACGCGCAGCAGACGCCGCTCGATGATCGCCGGCAGGTTGCGGTCGTCCAGCACCACCTTGTCGAATCGCGCTTCCCACCACTGCAGCCTTCGGTGTTCAGGAACTGCTGATCAGCCGAGTGGCTGGCCAGCCACAGGATCAGCTCGTCCAGGAACAGCACCACCGCCGAATAACCCAGGGCGTTGGCGTGACGGGACAGGGATTGATCCGCAGAGCGTCGGTCTGCTGCCGTCGGACTACAGCTTCTTGTGGCGGGGCACATCTCGGAAGGCGGAACTTCTGTTCCAGAACGTACGCGAGCTCCCGTTCGAAAGCTTCAAGTCGGGAAATGAAGGTTGGCGCGCCATCATCGACTTTCCGTTCGATGAGGACGGCCATACGCCGGCGGACGATCGTGCCAAGGTGCAGGAGGTCAGAGCTCGCCACGAATCCGTTCGTACCTTGGTGTGGCTGCCCTCGTTCCTCAACGAACGCGCGCTGGCCGATCTAGGCCGCCTAGTGATCTTGAACCATGTGCTGTCCGGCAGCCGGCTAGAAGAGTACGGCGCGCATCTGCAACCCGCGGAGCGCAGCGAAGCCCGCACGATCCTCAAAAATCAGCGCGATCAACTGGAGCGGCGAGTCAGCATGACCTTGCAGCAGGCGTACGGCATCGCCCAGGGCGCCAGCAACGCCATCGACACCACGCATGATCTCGACGAGCACTTTGAGTCCCTGCTCCCTGGCTTGCGCTTGCAGCCACCTCCGGGAGGGGGATTCCGCGAAAGCCTGGAGCACTTGCTGGATCAGGCGCTGAGCTTCCAGTTTCCGGCCCACCCGGCATTCGAGGGCGATGTGCGAAGGACCGGTCTGAAAAAGGTGTGGGCCGTAATCGAGCAGGCCGTTGATTCACCGGACGGACGGATCGGCATGGAGCGCAATGTCCGCGACGACGTGAGGCGCATCGCCCAACCGCTGAACCTGGGCATCTGCGGTGAGGCACACCTGGTGCTGAGCGAGCACTGGCGCACGCACTTCGAACGCAAGCTGGCTGAGCACAAGGTACAGAACCCGACCGTGGGCCAGTTGCGCAAGTGGTGTGAAGAGCCGCGCGCGATGGGCTTGCAGGACGACATCAGCGATCTCGTCATCATGACCTGGGCGGCACAGTCGGGCCGCAGTTTCTATCTGCATGGTGCGACGATTCGGCCGGCCATCGGGGGCTTGAATCGGGAGTGCGAACTACGGGCTCAGGCGTTGCCGTCTGAAGAGGAATGGACCAAGGCCGTTCAGCAGGCTGCCGAGATCTTCGGTGAAGCTATTCCCGCCGCGCGCAACGCGACAAATGTGGCGTCTCTGACCGAAAAGGTTAGTGTTGCTGCCAAGGATAGGTCCACTGGTCTGAGTGCCTACGTCGCGGCGCTCGACAGGCGAGTAAGAGCGTACTGCCTGGACAGGACGACAAACCGGGCGCGGACGGCCGCAGCCTGTGCGCAGACACTCGAATCCCTTATCCAATGCGAGCCCGCCGCGGTCGTTTCACGACTAGCAAAGGCGCCGCTTGATACCTCAGGCGCCGCAATGGGCGCTGCGATCGCGAAAGCGGATCGGCTTGCCCAGTGCCTCAAGTCGTCAGAGTGGGATGTCATCGAGATCATACGGAAACGAGCGCCCGGATCGCCGCAAGCTACGGCGATCGTTGACACGATGGCCGCGGCGTTGCGCGACGACGAGCACGTCACAGCACTTCAACAGCAACTGGCGGAGCAGCATCGTCGTGCGCTGGATCTTCTGGAAACGCCGCAGCCACCACCACCACCTGAGCCGCCCCCGGTTGCGCCGCCGGGAAAACCCGAAATCAGGCATATCCGGAAACAAGGAGCGACGGTTGCCGGTGTTCGAGAACTGATGAGAGAGGTGGAGGAAGTATTGTCCAAGGATCCTGATCTACGCGCGGACATCGAATGCCGCGTGTTCCGCACAAAGGATTCCGAGTAAGCACGATGAGTGTGTCGGCACCACAACTCTCGCAGCACGTCGCCAAGGCCCTGGCCCAGGCTAGTGGGCCCGAAGTGTTCGCGTACGCCTGGCAAACGCCGTGGCAGAACGGTGATGCATTGCAGGTTGGGGACCGCTCCATCCCCGTGCGTTTTTGCGGCTCGCCTTTGGAATTGCGCGAGGCGCTGATTGAGGTGTCGGAGCAGCCACAGGTCGTTCTCGTGGGATTTGAGGAGAGTGAGCTGGGACAAGACGTTCTGGCGAGGCTGTTTCGCCACAAGCTCTTGCACGTCGATCGCTGGCAGATGGTGGCGGATGCATTTGGCGCTCTCCAGATCGATCCTCGTCTGTATTCGATCCCGTGGATTCCCGACGCTCTTCTGGAGGCCTCTCCGCGGCGCCGCCCGCAACCAGTAG of Pseudomonadota bacterium contains these proteins:
- a CDS encoding cytochrome P450, whose protein sequence is MHRDPRYFEDPQAFHPARWDHDQMKRLPRYAYFPFGGGPRICIGNTFAMMEGILLLATIAQNFRFELLPEHPVTPDATVTLRPRYGIMMRLSRR
- a CDS encoding protein kinase — translated: MQHENILRPIQLTETEVGPALVYELKPGAQRLAHFIESDLPALPLDARLELIRQVAEALQYAHQRSVHHRAISPWTIDVVRDGSALSVLLRDWQSGSSGAETRSDTRITLHAGFQVGLIADERATVYAAPEVLSGQGYDPVSIDVFSLGALTYAIFTGKHPATDPDELIAKSRSGPGLRISEAMDGAPDSLQELVQFATDINPPDRPVSVQEFLKLLEGVEDELTTPETKRGKHPRDASKGDELTGGFTVLERLGSGSTCVALAVERDGQAGVLKIAKEASLNDRVRVEAAVLKELRHPNIVKCLDEFEIDGLAAIFMERAGDKTLDQRLRTEGRLSLDLLERFGDELLNVLVYLEREGVNHRDIKPVNIGIGKTRKSALTLKLFDFSLARTPADNIRAGTPPYLDPFLILRRPTRWDLYAERFAAAMTLYELATGILPTWGDNGMDSLGTEEEARLDTELFDPSVREVLTRFFATALHRDARKRFDNADEMHLAWRDLFQQIDRPTTDDTDRDTATPLVDLSAIEDLGRSTRLSALGLTARELNAADRIGATTVGELLDLPGIRMYRNRGIGQRVIRQLRALREQLAERLSAQPSLADEGDEPPEQISIDRLVSALAGIKLEEADLALVRAWLGLDDRTAAHAQTWAVTNLCCEKPASSRSRPSSYLGAQPS
- a CDS encoding NERD domain-containing protein, with protein sequence MTQSGRWHVVQASAFPHEQEALEVLRAGLPDLPPFRAWSNFEFIAEDGSINEVDALVISTDRIYLIEIKSWRGVVSGSQHSWTIRNQGGERIEESPLLLTNRKAKKLKSLLARQPAFKKLQVPFIQPAIFLSSPECSIDLDDVSSQHVYLRSDAKRNGRFSITDVISGVATKAENRPGIGRDAERALCRAMEQLGLRRRSTSAQVGDYRLTRLIGENDRFQDWEASHVRLATDIKRVRISPIVRRLRIPRSGSARTLPCASTVCCPPCNTRTSSGPSS